Below is a genomic region from Granulicella sp. L56.
GTTAGCTCAGTTGGTTAGAGCATCTCGTTTACACCGAGAGGGTCTGGGGTTCGAATCCCTAACCGCCCACCAATCCTTCCGTCTGCGATCAATCTCCCATGGCTTCCCGCCTTATCATCAACGCGGACGACTTCGGCCTGACGCTCGGCGTCAATCGCGCAATCGCAGAACTTCACCAGGCACACGTACTTACATCAGCCACACTGATGGCCACCGGCGCAGCTTTCGACGATGCTATCGCCATTGCCCGTGCCAATCCATCCCTTGGCGTCGGCTGTCACGTCGTTCTCACCGACGGCGAGCCCGTCTCTCCTCCCGACAGCATTCCCACTCTGCTGGGCGCGGACGGCAAAAACTTCAGGCCTTCCCTATTCGACTTCATGCAAGCACTCATACGCGGTAATATCCGCGAAGAGGAGATCGAACGCGAAGCCGTTGCCCAGATCCAGAAGCTGCAACGCGCCGGCATTGCGGTCACTCACCTCGACACCCATAAACATACCCACCTCTTCCCTGCGGTGGCGCGCCCGCTGTTGCGCGTAGCCCAACGCTGCTCCATCGGGGCCGTCCGCAATCCCTTCGAGCCTGCCTGGAGCTCGCGCCTCGCGCCCAATGCCTTTGTCCGGCGGCTTCAGTTCCACATCCTTAGCATCCTCGGCAAAAGGTCCTTTGAATCGCTGCCGCAACTCAAGGACGGGCACATGCTTACTGCCGACGGCACCATCGGCATCTCTGCCACTGGCCAGCTTGATGCAATCTCTCTCCACAAAATTCTTCGCGCCATGCCCGAAGGCACATGGGAGCTTGTCTGCCACCCTGGCTATAACGATGCGGCACTGAACGCCATCACCACCCGCCTCCGTGCAACACGCGAGATCGAGCGCGACGCTCTGCTCCAGGAGATTCCGCAGGCAATCCGCACCGTTTCCGGCCTGGAACTCATCCATTATGGACAGATAGGCCAGCCACACCTCGACTACGAGAGACCCCTATGAAGATCGGCATCACCTGTTATCCCACCTACGGCGGCAGCGGCGTCGTCGCCACCGAGCTGGGCATCGAACTTGCCGCGCGCGGCCATGACATCCACTTCATCACATACTCGCAGCCCTTCCGGCTGACTGGCCGCGAGGCCAACATCCACTTCCACGAAGTGGCCGTCTCCAACTATCCACTCTTCGAGCATCCGCCTTACGACCTTGCTCTAGCTACGCGCATGGCCGAGGTCGCAGAGTTCTACTCGCTTGACCTTCTGCACGTCCACTATGCGATCCCCCACTCGGTAAGTGCCCTGCTCGCCAAGCAGATGCTCGCCGCAAACGGTCGAAAGCTGCCCTTCATCACGACGCTGCACGGCACCGACATTACGCTGGTCGGCCTCGACGCCTCCTATCTTCCGATTACGCGATTTGGAATCGTAAAGTCCGATGGAGTGACGGCGATCTCAAGCTATCTCCGCGACCGCACTCGCGAAGCCTTCGGCATCACCTCCGAGATTGAAGTCATCCCCAACTTCGTCAACTGTGACGTGTACGTTCGCAATCCAGAACTGGTCGCCACCATGCGGCCCCGTTTCGCCGCTGCCAATGAACGGTTACTCGTCCACCTCTCCAACTTCCGTCCGGTCAAGCGCGTTCAGGATGTCGTCAAAGTCTTTGCCCGTGTTGCCGCAGCCATGCCTGCGCGGCTGTTGCTGATTGGCGATGGCCCGGACCGCAGCGCTGCAGAACATCTGGCGTTGCAACTCAAGGTGCAGGACCGCATCCACTTCGTGGGCAAGCAGGACAACGTCAACGAGCTTCTGCCGCTGGCCGACCTGATGGTTATGCCAAGCGAGATGGAGTCCTTTGGACTGGCCGCGCTCGAGGCTATGGCGTGTAGCGTTCCCAGCATCGCGACCCGCGTCGGCGGCGTTCCCGAACTGATCGAGGACGGACGCAACGGTCTGCTCTTCAACGTGGGAGACGTCGATTCTATGGCCAAAGCTGCAATCGCACTGCTTAGCGACGACTCGCGCTTGGCCCTCATGGCCAAAGCTGCTCGGCAAACGGCACAAGACGAGTTCTGTGCCTCACGCATCATCCCGCTTTACGAGCGGTACTATGACCGCGTAATCGCCCGGACCACAATCTAGGATTAGCCCCGAGTTACAGCTCTCACTGCGTCCCCCACCAGACGCAGAGCCTGCTCAGCAGCATCCCCGACTGGCCCCCAGACCTCCGCCCCGTCGTCGAGAATAGGCATTCGCAAGCTTACCTTCGTCCCTCTTCCCGGTCTGCTATTGATCTCGACACCTGCCAGATTGCCGTAGAGAACGCCCATCCGCTCGCGCACATTGCGCATACCGATTCCGGAGCCGGGACGAATCAGACCGCTAACCGGCGAGGCGCAGTCCCACTCCGGGTCCATGCCCACACCGTCGTCCTCTACCTCCACCAGCAGCATTCCATCCTCGGTGATCCGGCTCCGCAGCGTCACCGTGCCGCCGCTGATGCGCGGCTCCAGACCATGCTTGATGCTGTTCTCGATCAGCGGCTGCAGCAGCATTCCCGGAACCACGATGTGCAGCGTCTCCTCGGCGATCTCCTTGACCACCTTCAGCTTCTCGCCAAAGCGCACGACCTCGATATCGAGATAGTCATCGGTGAACATCAGCTCTTCGCTGAAGGGCACAAATGCCTCGCGGTCCTTGAGCAGCACACGCAGAATATTGCCCAGCTTGACGATCATCTCCCGCGCCAACTCGGGGCGCGAACGCACCAGCGACGTGATGGAGTTAAGCGTATTGAACAGGAAGTGAGGATTGATCTGCCGTTGCAGCGCATCGAGCCTTGCCTCCAGCAACAGTCTTCCCTGTTCCTCCAGCTTGCGCTCGATACGAACTGAGTTCCATATCTTCAACGGGATGCCGACCACAACCGGCGAGCTGGCGCAGATCAACAGCTCGACCCACCACGAGTTCGAATGCAGCTCGAAGAACCGCCGTGGATAGAGCCGCGAGAGCATACTCAGCCCAAACTCGCCAGTCGCGATCGAGAGCAGAAGCAGTACCTGTCGGTCTAAACTGGGACGGCGCAGATTGCGCGTCACCCAGCGGTAGATACTGAGGTCGATCATCGGCGAAAAAGACCAGACATCCTCGGCATTCGCAAAACGGCGAAAGGCCCCGGCTCCAGCAGCCACCAGCAGATTGACCGGAAGCGCCAGATACTCGTGATGCAGAACGGCAGGAAGCGCAAGCGCGGCACCACCGGCCATCGCCGCCAACGGACCGACCAGAATGCCAAGCAAAATCGTCGTCTCGTAAGAGAGGTCCGCCGCCAGAAAGTTTGGTACCAGCACGCGTACCCAGACGCCCAGCGTAAGCGGCACGCAGATCATTGCCACCAGCGCAGCAGTCTGGCGCCGGGTCCGCCGCGACGTAAATAATAGCTCTTTGAACGTCTTCGCCCGCGCCAGCGAGGAAGAGACAGCCGCGGCCACACCCAACTCAATGAGCAGGGTAATCAGGATCAGCTTTGGATCGGTCTGCGTCACAAACCTACTTTACGCCTTCGCCGCTGCATCAAATCGCCTCCCTCGGCAATCCAATCGCTATGCAGCCCGAAACGTATAATCACGCCATGCCCTTCGCATCCGTCACCAAAATAGCCGACGCCGACTTCCCCACCCGCTGGGGACACTTCCGTATTCTCGGCTTCGAGGGCGTAGTCACCAATCCGCAGCCGTGCAACGAAGCCATCCCTGCTCCGGCAACGCGCACCGAGGCTGCGGTAGCTCTGGTGATGGGCGATATTCACGCTGCACCGCCAATCGTCCGCATCCATTCGCAGTGCCTCACAGGAGACGTCTTCCACTCGCTGCGCTGCGATTGCCGCCAGCAGCTTGAACTTGCACTCGCCACGATTGCCGAGGCAGGCACAGGCATTCTCCTCTACGAGCAGCAGGAGGGCCGCGGCATCGGCCTGATGGCCAAGCTGCGCGCCTATGAGTTGCAGGACCAGGGCCGCGACACCATCGAGGCCAACCTTGAATTAGGCTACGCCGCCGATTGCCGCGCCTACGAACTCCCCGCCGAGATACTCAAGTCGCTCGGCGTGAAGGCGGTTCGGCTGATCACCAACAATCCGGAAAAAGTTGAAGCACTCGTCTCCGCCGGCATCGAAGTGACCGAGCGCATCTCCGCCGTTGTGCCCACCGAGCCAACCTTCGACCGCTACATCCAGACCAAGCGCGACAAGATGGGGCATCTGGTTAGCTAGACCCCTATCTGCCAAGCTCACGGTCGAAGAACTTCGCCATAATCCCGTCAGCCTCCTTCGACTCCGGCAGTTCAGGGTTGTTCCAGAAGGCATGAGGCAGCGCCTCAAACACCACCAATCGAGCGTCGACACCATCCCGCAAAAATGCGCGATGCAGGATGGTCGTCCCGCTCAAAAGAATGTCGCGGCCGCTGGTGATGAACAGCGTAGGCGGCATCCCATGCAGATCCGCATAGAGTGGAGATAGCACAGGATTTCGAGGATTCGTATCTCGGACATACTCCTTATCCATCGGTGGCGGCGCAGGAGGTTCCAGATGCCCCGACAAGCCAGCCAGCGCGTACATTGCCTGCGAATCACCCACGTGGTCGAAATCACCGAAGCCCGAGAAGATACCCAGCGCACCCGGTAACGGCAGTCCCAACTGCTTGATCTTCACCGCAACCTCACCGGTAAGAATCGCCCCGGCTGAGGTCCCATAGATGGCGATCTTTTGAGGTTTATACGTCTTCAGCGCCTCGCGATAGACCGCAACCGCATCGTCCACCGCCCCCGGAAATGGATGTTCCGGGGCAAGTCTGTACAGCACGGCAATCACCTTGGTCTGCGTAAGGTTCGCAATCGGCACAGTCTCGGTGAGCGAGCCCGAGTCCGAGTTGAACCCTCCCCCATGCAGATTGATGAGAACACGGTCACGATGGTCCGCAGGAATCTCGAGAGGAGTGATCACACGCACCGGCACACCCGCAATCGAATCGCTCGCAACATGCACCGGATACATCGTCTCCGACAACTTGCCTGCGCGAGCCTGCCACGTATCTGTCCCGCTCCGACGGGCTTCGAGCGTCTCCGGTTTCGCCGCGTCAGACTGAGGACGCGCAAGACTTCGCTGGGCCTCCGGACTTACCGTCTTCGGCACAGGAATAACGCGGGTGATGTGCGCCGTGCCCTGGCCGTCGATCACGCTTGAATCGCTTTGAGCTCCTGTGGCTGCCTGTTGCGACCAGCAGGTAACGGTGCAGGCAGAGAGTGCGATGCAGAAGATCACGCGCAAAGATAGGCAGGCGCTCAGATTCGATCCCCGGCCCGCAAGTGGATTACGCCGCATGGACGGCTCCTTTCAAACCTCTTCAGCGATAGGCGACATCGAATCATCGCTCATCTCACTGGCCAACCATCATACAAAGTGCGCGGCCCGTACGAGGAGCCATCTAGCTTCGCAAAGCCACGATAACCTTAGCCGTCGTCACCAACTGTCCTGCGTGACGCTGCGTGTGGTCCGCGCAATGCACCAACAACCCACCCAGAGTCGTCGGCAGCATCTTCCTGCCGACACCGCGCGCATCCCCATAACTCTCCGGACGAAACGCCCTGACCCGCTCCATCGCGGAAGAGATCCCTTCTTCGAATTCCGCGAACAGAGCCCTCCGCGAAGCACTCTCGTCAGCTTCCGTATTCAACGCTTCCAGTTGAGCCGCAGACAACTGCCGCCCCTCCGCATAGGTCAGCAATCGGTCAAGGCTGCGTACGATATGCCGCATCTGACGTCCAACAGAAGGCAATCCCAGCGGTGCAACCTCCAACTCCGCATCGCTCAAATCAGCGCTCCAACGCTCGATATCCTCGCGAGCCAGCTCCAGCGCATGAAGCACGCCGCGCCGAACCGCATCCACCTCAATCAAAGTCCCACGCAACCAAGGCTCAACCATCTGCTGCCTCCTTTTCCATAGCCACAACTTTGGGTGCCCCATATCTCGATTTTGAGATGTGGGCATCGTACGGTAGCACCACCGCTTTACTCTCCCAGCCCAAACTCGTACACCTCACAACCCTTCCCTCTTCCGAAATGCCCTTACGACTTCGCCAACGTCTCTATGTTGCGAATCCACCGCGAAATTCATCTCGCGAATCTCCTCGGCGCTGACCTTCCCTGCCAGCCTGTCCATCGCCACCTGAATCCCCGGATGCCTCCGCAACGAGTCTTCCCGAATCAAGGGCACGGCTTCATACGGAGGGAAATAATGTCGGTCATCCTGCAACACCGTAAGTCCCAGCGCCTGTATCGGCCCGTCGGTCGAGTTGCCCGCCACCATATCTACCTGCCCTATCCCCAGTGCCCGATACAACAAACCAAGATCCATCACCCGCGGCGCATCGCGAAAGTGAAGCCCATACGTCTCCTCCAACCCACGCAGGCCATCGGGCCGCTCCTCAAACTCATAGCCCACACCAAGCCTCCACCCGGGCGCAACCTTCACCGCGTCAGAGATCGTCTTCAGCCCCAACCTCTGCGCATCCGCACCGCGCACCACCATCGCAAAGGTGTCCTCGAACCCCAGACCGCGCTCTACCTTTACGGCAAAACGCTTCGCATACAAACGCTGAACAGTATCGAACACACTGGCCGCATCGCGCTGGCCAACCGGCGGAAGCGGCTGCTTCAGAATCGCCGTCAGCGCAGTCCCGGTGTACTCCACATAGCCGTCGATGCGCCCATTCACCAAAGCTTGCTGACAGATATAGCTTCCGGCCAGATAAAACTTGCGGTCGACCTTCTCGCCGGTGACTGCCTCAATCTCCTGCGCCACCAACTCACCCAAAACCACCTGCTCGGTAAAGTTCTTCGCGCCAATCACAATCCGTGAAGAGCGTGGCGGAGCGCAACCAATCCCACAGAGAACCACAACGCTAGCCAGCACTCCCACCAAAGCCCGGGTGCCCCATCCTTCGCGCTTTTGCGAAGGGTGGGATCGACAAAGCTGAACTCTCCTCACGCCCGCCTCACAGCCAGCCGTTTTTCCAGCCACCCTAACCCGGCATCCGCGATCAGAGCGAGCAACGCCGCCGGAATAGCTCCCGCCAGCACCAGCCGATTGTCCACACTCGCCACGCCGCGAAAGATCAACTCACCCAGCCCGCCAGCGCCAATCGCCGCCGCAATGGTCGCCACTCCCA
It encodes:
- a CDS encoding ChbG/HpnK family deacetylase, which codes for MASRLIINADDFGLTLGVNRAIAELHQAHVLTSATLMATGAAFDDAIAIARANPSLGVGCHVVLTDGEPVSPPDSIPTLLGADGKNFRPSLFDFMQALIRGNIREEEIEREAVAQIQKLQRAGIAVTHLDTHKHTHLFPAVARPLLRVAQRCSIGAVRNPFEPAWSSRLAPNAFVRRLQFHILSILGKRSFESLPQLKDGHMLTADGTIGISATGQLDAISLHKILRAMPEGTWELVCHPGYNDAALNAITTRLRATREIERDALLQEIPQAIRTVSGLELIHYGQIGQPHLDYERPL
- the bshA gene encoding N-acetyl-alpha-D-glucosaminyl L-malate synthase BshA — protein: MKIGITCYPTYGGSGVVATELGIELAARGHDIHFITYSQPFRLTGREANIHFHEVAVSNYPLFEHPPYDLALATRMAEVAEFYSLDLLHVHYAIPHSVSALLAKQMLAANGRKLPFITTLHGTDITLVGLDASYLPITRFGIVKSDGVTAISSYLRDRTREAFGITSEIEVIPNFVNCDVYVRNPELVATMRPRFAAANERLLVHLSNFRPVKRVQDVVKVFARVAAAMPARLLLIGDGPDRSAAEHLALQLKVQDRIHFVGKQDNVNELLPLADLMVMPSEMESFGLAALEAMACSVPSIATRVGGVPELIEDGRNGLLFNVGDVDSMAKAAIALLSDDSRLALMAKAARQTAQDEFCASRIIPLYERYYDRVIARTTI
- a CDS encoding sensor histidine kinase; translated protein: MTQTDPKLILITLLIELGVAAAVSSSLARAKTFKELLFTSRRTRRQTAALVAMICVPLTLGVWVRVLVPNFLAADLSYETTILLGILVGPLAAMAGGAALALPAVLHHEYLALPVNLLVAAGAGAFRRFANAEDVWSFSPMIDLSIYRWVTRNLRRPSLDRQVLLLLSIATGEFGLSMLSRLYPRRFFELHSNSWWVELLICASSPVVVGIPLKIWNSVRIERKLEEQGRLLLEARLDALQRQINPHFLFNTLNSITSLVRSRPELAREMIVKLGNILRVLLKDREAFVPFSEELMFTDDYLDIEVVRFGEKLKVVKEIAEETLHIVVPGMLLQPLIENSIKHGLEPRISGGTVTLRSRITEDGMLLVEVEDDGVGMDPEWDCASPVSGLIRPGSGIGMRNVRERMGVLYGNLAGVEINSRPGRGTKVSLRMPILDDGAEVWGPVGDAAEQALRLVGDAVRAVTRG
- the ribA gene encoding GTP cyclohydrolase II, with the translated sequence MPFASVTKIADADFPTRWGHFRILGFEGVVTNPQPCNEAIPAPATRTEAAVALVMGDIHAAPPIVRIHSQCLTGDVFHSLRCDCRQQLELALATIAEAGTGILLYEQQEGRGIGLMAKLRAYELQDQGRDTIEANLELGYAADCRAYELPAEILKSLGVKAVRLITNNPEKVEALVSAGIEVTERISAVVPTEPTFDRYIQTKRDKMGHLVS
- a CDS encoding alpha/beta hydrolase fold domain-containing protein, with the protein product MRRNPLAGRGSNLSACLSLRVIFCIALSACTVTCWSQQAATGAQSDSSVIDGQGTAHITRVIPVPKTVSPEAQRSLARPQSDAAKPETLEARRSGTDTWQARAGKLSETMYPVHVASDSIAGVPVRVITPLEIPADHRDRVLINLHGGGFNSDSGSLTETVPIANLTQTKVIAVLYRLAPEHPFPGAVDDAVAVYREALKTYKPQKIAIYGTSAGAILTGEVAVKIKQLGLPLPGALGIFSGFGDFDHVGDSQAMYALAGLSGHLEPPAPPPMDKEYVRDTNPRNPVLSPLYADLHGMPPTLFITSGRDILLSGTTILHRAFLRDGVDARLVVFEALPHAFWNNPELPESKEADGIMAKFFDRELGR
- a CDS encoding DinB family protein, which encodes MVEPWLRGTLIEVDAVRRGVLHALELAREDIERWSADLSDAELEVAPLGLPSVGRQMRHIVRSLDRLLTYAEGRQLSAAQLEALNTEADESASRRALFAEFEEGISSAMERVRAFRPESYGDARGVGRKMLPTTLGGLLVHCADHTQRHAGQLVTTAKVIVALRS
- a CDS encoding glycine betaine ABC transporter substrate-binding protein → MRRVQLCRSHPSQKREGWGTRALVGVLASVVVLCGIGCAPPRSSRIVIGAKNFTEQVVLGELVAQEIEAVTGEKVDRKFYLAGSYICQQALVNGRIDGYVEYTGTALTAILKQPLPPVGQRDAASVFDTVQRLYAKRFAVKVERGLGFEDTFAMVVRGADAQRLGLKTISDAVKVAPGWRLGVGYEFEERPDGLRGLEETYGLHFRDAPRVMDLGLLYRALGIGQVDMVAGNSTDGPIQALGLTVLQDDRHYFPPYEAVPLIREDSLRRHPGIQVAMDRLAGKVSAEEIREMNFAVDSQHRDVGEVVRAFRKREGL